A stretch of DNA from Candidatus Fonsibacter ubiquis:
AGGAATTACAATTAGTCGAAAATTTGAAGCAAAATATTCAAAAAGAACAGGTTTTAAGATAATAGATACAATTGATAGTTATTCAGAAAAAAATTATTCAAGAATAATGCGATATTTAGAAGATTAATAAATATTTATTTTTGTATTTTATTTTATATGTTGTTTTGAACTAAGATCATAAAAATGTGCATTTTTAAAACTTGGAGAGGATTTTGTTTACTGCTAGCTTCTTGTAAAAAAAGTTGTCACGTAAATAAAAATCTAAAAAAATCTTTAAAAGAAATAAAATAGTTAGATAAATTTTTTATAAAAATATGCCATCATTTGATGTAGTTAGTAGAATAAATTATCAAGAGTTTGATAATGCTCTAGCTAATTGTTTAAGAGAAATTGGAACACGCTATGATTTTAAGGGACTTGCAATATCAATTGAAAGAAAGGATAAAACGATTACAACTCTTGCCCCAGATAACTTAAAACTTAAACAAGTGAATGAATTATTACAAACTCATTTAATTCGACGAAAAGTAGATCCAAGAGTAATTAAAATAAAAAATTCAGAAACTGCAACAGGTGGAACCGTTAGACAAATAAGTGAATTAAAAGAGGGAATTGATCAAGAGAGTGCAAAAAAAATCATAGCGCAAGTAAAAAGTTTAAAACTTAAAATTCAAGTTAAAATTCAGGGAGAAGAGTTGCGAGCAGACGGCAAAAAGAGAGATGATTTACAAGAGGCAATTGCGGCTATTAGAACCATTGATATTGGTCAGCCTATGGAATTTGTAAATTTTAGAGACTAAACTTGCTCTTTTTGATTAAAGACTTAATTTTTTTGCTAAATTTTGGTTTCTTTTTAAAACTACGATCCTTTGATGATTTTCCACTATATCGTTTTGTCATTTTGTCACGGAGTAATATAATAATTTAAACAATAAATTTTTAAAATGAAATATATAAATATTTTTTTAATATTACTTTGTTTATTTATTTCACAAGTATCAGCTCAACATAAAGACTCCAAAAACCATAGTCATAAAAGTATTGAGGCTAAAATGCCTTATCCATCAGTAGATATAAGAGTTATTAAAGACGCAAAGTCAGGCTACAATATTCAATTAATTACTAAAAATTTTAAATTTACTCCAGAAAAAATTAATAAAGAAAATGTCATGAATGAAGGCCATGCACATATTTATATTAACGGAGTTAAGAATAGAGTTTATTCTGAATGGTATCATGTTGAAGATGAAAAACTAACTCAGCCAATTAATCAAATTAGAGCTACTTTAAATGCAAACGATCACTCTGAATATGCAGTAAACTCAAGACCTATTGAAGCAATTGGTGCAATTAAAAACGAAAATATTGGTAATTGGTATAATAATAAGAAATAATTATTTACAAGGCAAATTCGATCTCTTCCAGCCTTCTCCTGTTGCTGGATTTCCCTCAAAGCCATCTGAAATATTAATTACGTTTTTATAACCCTCTTGTTGTAATAATTTTGCAGCAGCCATTGATCTCACCCCAGACCTACAAATAACTAAAATATTATCTTTTTTAGAAATTTTTTTATCAAGAAATTCTTTTATAAAATTCTCATTTTTTATTCTATCAGGCCCCACTAACAGTGAGATAAATAATGTTTTAGAATTTAATAATTCAGCATCAGGCTTTCCAACACTATTCCACTCCTCTTCAGTTCTTACATCAAGAACTATGTTGTTAGAATTGTCGTTTAAAAAATCTTTAACTTTTTTAGATGGGATATTAAAAATCTCAGTCATAAAATTATTTTATATTTCCAAATGACAAAGTTTTTAGTTCTAAATATTCTTCCATTCCATATTTTGCACCTTCTCTACCAATTCCAGACTGTTTAATTCCTCCAAATGGCATATAGGCACTTGCAAAAATTCCTGTGTTAATTCCAACCATTCCAACTTCAATAGCCTCTGCTACTCTCCAAATTCTTGCAATATCCTTTGAAAAAAAATATGCGGCAAGCCCGAACTCAGTGTTATTTGCAAACTCAATAACTTCCTCCTCCGTTTTGAATTTAAAAAAAGGGGCCACAGGTCCAAATGTTTCTTCGTTTGCAAGTTTCATACTTTTATTAACATTCGCTAAAACTGTGGGCTCGTAAAATCTACCACCTAGCATATGACGTTTTCCACCAAGTTCAATTTTAGCTCCCTTTTGAACAGCGTCTTTAATATGCTCTTCAACTTTTGCAATCGCCGCATCATCAATTAATGGTCCAAGTTGAGTATCACCTTTTAATCCATCTCCCATTTTTAATTTTTTAACAACATCAACTACTTTTTTTACAAAAACATCATAAATCTTTTCTTGAACGTAAATTCGATTTGGAGAAACACAGACTTGTCCTGTGTTTCTAAATTTCCCTAGCATTAATCCCTCAACTGCAGCATCAAGATCGCAATCATCAAATACGATAAATGGAGCATTTCCTCCAAGCTCTAATGAAAGCTTTTTTACAGTGCTTGCACTTTGCTCCATTAAAATTCTTCCAACTGCTGTACTTCCGGTAAATGAGATTTTTCTAACTTTTGGATTTGAAGTAATTTCTTTTCCAATTTCTTCAGGATCACCTGTGATAATATTTATAACCCCTTTTGGAAAACCTGCTTTTTCAGCAAGGACTACGAATGCAATTGCTGTAAGAGGAGTTTGTTCCGCAGGTTTAATTACAAAAGTACATCCCGCAGCAAGTCCTGGCGCACATTTTCTTGTAATCATTGCTGCTGGAAAATTCCAAGGTGTAATAGCAGCACAAACTCCAATTGGCTGCTTAAGAGTTATCATTCGTTTATCTTTTATTGGATCCGGAAGAACATCTCCGTAAACTCTTTTTGCTTCTTCAGCAAACCATTCTATAAAATTTGCAGCATAAACAATTTCACCTTTTGCTTCACTTAAAGGTTTTCCTTGTTCAGTGGTCATGATTATTGCAAGATCATCTTGGTTTTCAATAACCAAGTCATACCACTTCTTTAAAATTTTTGATCTTTCATGAGCAGTTAATTTTGACCAACTTCTAAATGCAACTTCAGCAGCATTAATTGCATCTGATGTTTCCTTCTTTCCAAAATTTGGAACTTCCGCCAATAATTTACCGGTTGCAGGATTAATAATTTTTATTTTTTTTTCTAAACCAACCCAAGACCCATTTACGTAGCATTTGTAAATTAACAAACTTTGATTT
This window harbors:
- a CDS encoding YajQ family cyclic di-GMP-binding protein, with translation MPSFDVVSRINYQEFDNALANCLREIGTRYDFKGLAISIERKDKTITTLAPDNLKLKQVNELLQTHLIRRKVDPRVIKIKNSETATGGTVRQISELKEGIDQESAKKIIAQVKSLKLKIQVKIQGEELRADGKKRDDLQEAIAAIRTIDIGQPMEFVNFRD
- a CDS encoding rhodanese-like domain-containing protein encodes the protein MTEIFNIPSKKVKDFLNDNSNNIVLDVRTEEEWNSVGKPDAELLNSKTLFISLLVGPDRIKNENFIKEFLDKKISKKDNILVICRSGVRSMAAAKLLQQEGYKNVINISDGFEGNPATGEGWKRSNLPCK
- a CDS encoding NAD-dependent succinate-semialdehyde dehydrogenase; translated protein: MNIKNQSLLIYKCYVNGSWVGLEKKIKIINPATGKLLAEVPNFGKKETSDAINAAEVAFRSWSKLTAHERSKILKKWYDLVIENQDDLAIIMTTEQGKPLSEAKGEIVYAANFIEWFAEEAKRVYGDVLPDPIKDKRMITLKQPIGVCAAITPWNFPAAMITRKCAPGLAAGCTFVIKPAEQTPLTAIAFVVLAEKAGFPKGVINIITGDPEEIGKEITSNPKVRKISFTGSTAVGRILMEQSASTVKKLSLELGGNAPFIVFDDCDLDAAVEGLMLGKFRNTGQVCVSPNRIYVQEKIYDVFVKKVVDVVKKLKMGDGLKGDTQLGPLIDDAAIAKVEEHIKDAVQKGAKIELGGKRHMLGGRFYEPTVLANVNKSMKLANEETFGPVAPFFKFKTEEEVIEFANNTEFGLAAYFFSKDIARIWRVAEAIEVGMVGINTGIFASAYMPFGGIKQSGIGREGAKYGMEEYLELKTLSFGNIK